The following are encoded together in the Glycine max cultivar Williams 82 chromosome 8, Glycine_max_v4.0, whole genome shotgun sequence genome:
- the LOC100791382 gene encoding protein SOSEKI 2 isoform X3, whose protein sequence is MDVVRSQRGSSRDTSPDRAKICRMNQKVKPFRKVQVVYYLSRNGLLEHPHFMELTLLPNQPLRLKDVFDRLMALRGTGMPLQYSWSSKRNYKSGYVWYDLGLKDIIHPAEGGEYVLKGSELVEGCSERFNVRNKQQGIHQQAEANYNYSYDSRSKALGVCNKQQQQRESEELEEYEEQEKEYEEGEKTSYTSSTTTPHSGCSRGVSTEEVVYEEEESKKKKKGGGGAGGNNKKHLSGEKEKVKRRVVDGDGSGSSRYSGLLQLIACGGGAGEYMKGKQGPRLSDVGTKERDKKALFWEEAETEMSENPRLLGNLQTEEKEYFSGSLVDSIKAHREGEPVLNKSNSYNELRRSRLGMVTEEDKKKVVKGGMKDKCIPLIKSPKTSRK, encoded by the exons ATGGACGTTGTTCGTTCACAAAGAGGTAGTAGTAGAGACACGAGCCCAGACCGTGCGAAAATATGCAGGATGAACCAAAAAGTGAAGCCCTTTAGAAAAGTTCAAGTCGTTTACTATCTCTCCCGAAACGGTCTTTTGGAGCACCCCCATTTCATGGAGCTCACCCTTTTGCCCAATCAACCTCTCCGTTTGAAAG ATGTCTTCGACCGACTCATGGCTCTCCGTGGGACTGGCATGCCTTTGCAATATTCATGGTCTAGTAAAAG GAACTATAAGAGTGGTTATGTGTGGTACGACTTGGGTCTGAAGGATATAATACATCCCGCAGAAGGAGGCGAGTATGTTCTCAAAGGTTCTGAACTCGTCGAAGGATGCTCtg AGAGATTTAATGTGAGAAACAAGCAGCAGGGAATTCATCAACAGGCAGAGGCAAATTACAATTACAGTTACGATTCGAGGAGTAAGGCGTTGGGTGTGTGCAACAAGCAGCAGCAGCAGAGAGAGAGTGAAGAGTTGGAGGAATACGAGGAGCAAGAAAAGGAGTATGAGGAGGGAGAGAAAACAAGCTACACGAGCTCCACAACAACCCCACACTCTGGTTGCTCCAGAGGGGTATCAACGGAAGAAGTGGTTTatgaggaagaagaaagcaagaagaagaagaagggtggtggtggtgcagGCGGAAATAATAAGAAGCATTTAagtggagagaaagagaaagtgaaGAGAAGGGTGGTGGATGGTGATGGGTCGGGGTCGAGTCGTTATTCAGGTCTGCTGCAGTTGATAGCGTGTGGAGGTGGGGCAGGGGAGTACATGAAGGGGAAGCAGGGGCCGCGTCTCAGCGACGTGGGGACCAAAGAAAGAGACAAGAAGGCTTTGTTTTGGGAGGAGGCTGAGACTGAGATGTCGGAGAATCCCAGGTTGTTGGGGAATTTGCAGACAGAGGAGAAGGAGTACTTTAGTGGTAGCTTGGTCGACTCAATCAAAGCCCACCGGGAGGGTGAGCCTGTGCTCAACAAGTCCAATTCCTATAACGAACTAAG gAGAAGTAGGCTGGGGATGGTGACGGAAGAAGACAAGAAGAAGGTGGTGAAGGGAGGAATGAAAGACAAATGTATCCCTCTTATCAAATCCCCCAAGACTAGTAGGAAATGA
- the LOC100791382 gene encoding protein SOSEKI 2 isoform X1 — protein sequence MDVVRSQRGSSRDTSPDRAKICRMNQKVKPFRKVQVVYYLSRNGLLEHPHFMELTLLPNQPLRLKDVFDRLMALRGTGMPLQYSWSSKRNYKSGYVWYDLGLKDIIHPAEGGEYVLKGSELVEGCSEAERFNVRNKQQGIHQQAEANYNYSYDSRSKALGVCNKQQQQRESEELEEYEEQEKEYEEGEKTSYTSSTTTPHSGCSRGVSTEEVVYEEEESKKKKKGGGGAGGNNKKHLSGEKEKVKRRVVDGDGSGSSRYSGLLQLIACGGGAGEYMKGKQGPRLSDVGTKERDKKALFWEEAETEMSENPRLLGNLQTEEKEYFSGSLVDSIKAHREGEPVLNKSNSYNELRRSRLGMVTEEDKKKVVKGGMKDKCIPLIKSPKTSRK from the exons ATGGACGTTGTTCGTTCACAAAGAGGTAGTAGTAGAGACACGAGCCCAGACCGTGCGAAAATATGCAGGATGAACCAAAAAGTGAAGCCCTTTAGAAAAGTTCAAGTCGTTTACTATCTCTCCCGAAACGGTCTTTTGGAGCACCCCCATTTCATGGAGCTCACCCTTTTGCCCAATCAACCTCTCCGTTTGAAAG ATGTCTTCGACCGACTCATGGCTCTCCGTGGGACTGGCATGCCTTTGCAATATTCATGGTCTAGTAAAAG GAACTATAAGAGTGGTTATGTGTGGTACGACTTGGGTCTGAAGGATATAATACATCCCGCAGAAGGAGGCGAGTATGTTCTCAAAGGTTCTGAACTCGTCGAAGGATGCTCtg aagCAGAGAGATTTAATGTGAGAAACAAGCAGCAGGGAATTCATCAACAGGCAGAGGCAAATTACAATTACAGTTACGATTCGAGGAGTAAGGCGTTGGGTGTGTGCAACAAGCAGCAGCAGCAGAGAGAGAGTGAAGAGTTGGAGGAATACGAGGAGCAAGAAAAGGAGTATGAGGAGGGAGAGAAAACAAGCTACACGAGCTCCACAACAACCCCACACTCTGGTTGCTCCAGAGGGGTATCAACGGAAGAAGTGGTTTatgaggaagaagaaagcaagaagaagaagaagggtggtggtggtgcagGCGGAAATAATAAGAAGCATTTAagtggagagaaagagaaagtgaaGAGAAGGGTGGTGGATGGTGATGGGTCGGGGTCGAGTCGTTATTCAGGTCTGCTGCAGTTGATAGCGTGTGGAGGTGGGGCAGGGGAGTACATGAAGGGGAAGCAGGGGCCGCGTCTCAGCGACGTGGGGACCAAAGAAAGAGACAAGAAGGCTTTGTTTTGGGAGGAGGCTGAGACTGAGATGTCGGAGAATCCCAGGTTGTTGGGGAATTTGCAGACAGAGGAGAAGGAGTACTTTAGTGGTAGCTTGGTCGACTCAATCAAAGCCCACCGGGAGGGTGAGCCTGTGCTCAACAAGTCCAATTCCTATAACGAACTAAG gAGAAGTAGGCTGGGGATGGTGACGGAAGAAGACAAGAAGAAGGTGGTGAAGGGAGGAATGAAAGACAAATGTATCCCTCTTATCAAATCCCCCAAGACTAGTAGGAAATGA
- the LOC100775538 gene encoding sulfate transporter 2.1 — protein MQRTEFSQTLQSNMALPANETSMAERSQWVLNAPAPPSTWHNLMASVRNTISSYQKMCSYIRGQPGPKVVLSFLRSIFPILHWGRNYSPTKFRNDLLAGLTIASLCIPQSIGYATLAKLDPEYGLYTSVVPPLIYALMGTSREIAIGPVAVVSLLLSSMIQKLIDPAIDPNGYRKLVFTTTFFAGIFQAAFGLFRLGFLVDFLSHAAIVGFMGGAAIIIGLQQLKGLFGINHFTNKTDIISVMKSVWESVDHPWNPRNFVLGCSFFIFILFTRFLGKRNKKLFWLPAISPLVSVMLSTLIVFLTRADKSGVNIVRHIKGGLNPSSINQIDLNSPHIGALAKIGLVVAAVALTESVAVGRSFASMKGYHLDGNKEMVSLGFMNIIGCFTSCYVATGSFSRTVVNFTAGCETLASNIVMAIVVLISLQCLTKLLYFTPTAILASIILSALPGLIDINEAYKIWKVDKLDFLACVGAFFGVLFASVELGLLVAVGISFTKIIWISIGAGTETLGRLPGTDVFCDAQQYPMAVKIPGVAIIRVKSSLLCFSNANSVRERILKWISREEAKGNIEDNTGSIIQLVILDTSNLVSIDTSGIASLEELHKSLVSSGKHLAIANPRWQVIYKLKATNFVTRIGGRVFLTIGEAIDCKLDF, from the exons ATGCAAAGAACAGAGTTCTCCCAAACACTTCAATCAAACATGGCTTTACCAGCCAATGAAACCTCCATGGCAGAAAGGTCTCAGTGGGTGCTCAATGCTCCTGCTCCCCCATCCACGTGGCACAACCTCATGGCTTCTGTGAGGAACACAATTTCATCGTACCAAAAAATGTGTTCTTATATAAGAGGCCAACCTGGACCCAAAGTTGTGCTTTCCTTCTTGCGGAGCATTTTTCCTATTCTTCATTGGGGTCGTAATTATTCACCAACCAAATTCAGAAACGACTTACTTGCAGGTCTTACCATTGCAAGTCTCTGCATTCCTCAG AGCATTGGGTATGCCACTTTAGCAAAGCTTGATCCTGAATATGGACTCT ATACGAGTGTGGTGCCACCTCTTATCTATGCTTTAATGGGAACTTCAAGAGAAATAGCAATTGGACCCGTGGCCGTGGTATCGCTTCTTTTGTCATCAATGATTCAGAAATTAATAGACCCTGCCATTGATCCAAATGGGTATAGAAAGCTTGTTTTCACTACCACTTTCTTTGCTGGCATATTTCAAGCTGCTTTTGGACTCTTCAG GTTGGGGTTCCTTGTGGATTTTCTGTCTCATGCTGCTATTGTTGGATTCATGGGGGGAGCAGCTATAATAATTGGTCTACAACAGCTGAAGGGACTATTTGGGATCAATCATTTTACGAACAAAACAGACATAATCTCTGTCATGAAATCCGTTTGGGAATCGGTTGATCATCCC TGGAATCCTCGCAATTTTGTCCTTGGATGTTCATTCTTCATTTTCATCCTGTTTACCAGATTTCTG GGTAAAAGGAATAAGAAACTTTTCTGGCTGCCAGCAATATCCCCTCTTGTGTCAGTTATGCTATCAACTCTTATTGTTTTTCTGACAAGAGCCGACAAAAGTGGAGTTAATATTGTGAGACATATAAAAGGAGGATTGAACCCAAGCTCTATCAATCAGATAGACTTGAACAGCCCCCATATTGGAGCATTGGCCAAAATTGGACtagttgttgctgctgttgcaCTCACT GAATCAGTTGCTGTTGGCCGATCTTTTGCATCCATGAAAGGATACCATCTAGATGGAAACAAGGAGATGGTGTCATTAGGGTTCATGAACATCATAGGATGCTTCACCTCATGCTATGTTGCAACTG GTTCGTTCTCCCGCACGGTGGTTAATTTCACAGCGGGTTGTGAAACATTAGCGTCGAACATTGTGATGGCCATTGTGGTCTTGATATCACTACAATGTTTGACAAAGCTATTGTACTTTACCCCAACTGCTATTCTCGCTTCAATAATCCTTTCTGCTCTCCCGGGACTCATTGACATCAATGAAGCTTACAAAATATGGAAAGTTGATAAGCTTGATTTTCTTGCTTGTGTTGGAGCCTTCTTCGGGGTGCTCTTTGCGTCAGTGGAACTTGGTCTGCTAGTGGCT gTGGGTATATCTTTTACAAAGATAATATGGATCTCAATTGGAGCAGGCACAGAAACTCTGGGAAGACTTCCCGGCACAGATGTGTTCTGCGATGCACAACAGTATCCTATGGCTGTTAAGATTCCTGGGGTTGCAATAATACGCGTCAAGTCTTCATTGCTTTGCTTTTCTAATGCAAATTCAGTCAGAGAAAG GATCCTGAAATGGATATCCCGGGAAGAAGCCAAGGGAAACATAGAAGACAACACCGGAAGCATAATTCAGCTCGTAATCCTTGACACCTCTA ATTTGGTGAGCATTGACACCTCAGGAATTGCTTCTCTTGAGGAACTGCACAAGAGTTTGGTCTCAAGTGGGAAGCAT CTAGCAATTGCCAATCCTCGTTGGCAAGTGATTTATAAGCTAAAGGCGACCAACTTTGTCACAAGAATTGGAGGAAGGGTCTTCTTGACTATTGGAGAAGCTATTGACTGCAAGCTGGATTTCTGA
- the LOC100791382 gene encoding protein SOSEKI 2 isoform X2, with translation MDVVRSQRGSSRDTSPDRAKICRMNQKVKPFRKVQVVYYLSRNGLLEHPHFMELTLLPNQPLRLKDVFDRLMALRGTGMPLQYSWSSKRNYKSGYVWYDLGLKDIIHPAEGGEYVLKGSELVEGCSAERFNVRNKQQGIHQQAEANYNYSYDSRSKALGVCNKQQQQRESEELEEYEEQEKEYEEGEKTSYTSSTTTPHSGCSRGVSTEEVVYEEEESKKKKKGGGGAGGNNKKHLSGEKEKVKRRVVDGDGSGSSRYSGLLQLIACGGGAGEYMKGKQGPRLSDVGTKERDKKALFWEEAETEMSENPRLLGNLQTEEKEYFSGSLVDSIKAHREGEPVLNKSNSYNELRRSRLGMVTEEDKKKVVKGGMKDKCIPLIKSPKTSRK, from the exons ATGGACGTTGTTCGTTCACAAAGAGGTAGTAGTAGAGACACGAGCCCAGACCGTGCGAAAATATGCAGGATGAACCAAAAAGTGAAGCCCTTTAGAAAAGTTCAAGTCGTTTACTATCTCTCCCGAAACGGTCTTTTGGAGCACCCCCATTTCATGGAGCTCACCCTTTTGCCCAATCAACCTCTCCGTTTGAAAG ATGTCTTCGACCGACTCATGGCTCTCCGTGGGACTGGCATGCCTTTGCAATATTCATGGTCTAGTAAAAG GAACTATAAGAGTGGTTATGTGTGGTACGACTTGGGTCTGAAGGATATAATACATCCCGCAGAAGGAGGCGAGTATGTTCTCAAAGGTTCTGAACTCGTCGAAGGATGCTCtg CAGAGAGATTTAATGTGAGAAACAAGCAGCAGGGAATTCATCAACAGGCAGAGGCAAATTACAATTACAGTTACGATTCGAGGAGTAAGGCGTTGGGTGTGTGCAACAAGCAGCAGCAGCAGAGAGAGAGTGAAGAGTTGGAGGAATACGAGGAGCAAGAAAAGGAGTATGAGGAGGGAGAGAAAACAAGCTACACGAGCTCCACAACAACCCCACACTCTGGTTGCTCCAGAGGGGTATCAACGGAAGAAGTGGTTTatgaggaagaagaaagcaagaagaagaagaagggtggtggtggtgcagGCGGAAATAATAAGAAGCATTTAagtggagagaaagagaaagtgaaGAGAAGGGTGGTGGATGGTGATGGGTCGGGGTCGAGTCGTTATTCAGGTCTGCTGCAGTTGATAGCGTGTGGAGGTGGGGCAGGGGAGTACATGAAGGGGAAGCAGGGGCCGCGTCTCAGCGACGTGGGGACCAAAGAAAGAGACAAGAAGGCTTTGTTTTGGGAGGAGGCTGAGACTGAGATGTCGGAGAATCCCAGGTTGTTGGGGAATTTGCAGACAGAGGAGAAGGAGTACTTTAGTGGTAGCTTGGTCGACTCAATCAAAGCCCACCGGGAGGGTGAGCCTGTGCTCAACAAGTCCAATTCCTATAACGAACTAAG gAGAAGTAGGCTGGGGATGGTGACGGAAGAAGACAAGAAGAAGGTGGTGAAGGGAGGAATGAAAGACAAATGTATCCCTCTTATCAAATCCCCCAAGACTAGTAGGAAATGA